A region of the Salvelinus alpinus chromosome 24, SLU_Salpinus.1, whole genome shotgun sequence genome:
atgcttcacagttgagatggtgttcttcagcttgcaagcctccccctttttcctccaaacataacgatggtcattatggccaaacagttctatttttgtttcatcagaccagaggacttttctccaaaaagtatgatctttgtccccatgtgcagttgcaaaccgtagtggctttttatggcggttttggagcagttgcttcttccttgctgagcggcctttcaggttatgtcgatataggactcgttttactgtggatatggatacttttgtacctgtttcctccagcattttcacaaggtcttttgctgttctgggattgatttgcacttttcgcaccgaaatatgttcatctctaggaaacagaaagcatctccttcctgagcggtataacggctgcgtggtcccatggtgtttatacttgcgtattattgtttgtacagatgaacgtggtaccttcaggcgtttggaaattgctcccaagaatgaaccagacttgtggaggtctacaatttttttttctgaggccttggctgatttcgccatgatgtcaagcaaagaggcactgagtttgaaggtaggccttgaaatacatccacaggtacccctccaattgactcaggctaattgacatcatttatcagaagcttcatgacataattttctggaaatttccaagctgtttaaaggtacagtcaacttagtgtatgtaaacttctgacccactggaattgtaatacagtgaaataatctgtaaacaattgttggaaaaattacttgtcatgcgcaaagtagatgtcctaaccgacttgctaaaattatagtttgttaacaagaaatttgtggagtggttgaaaaacacttaggttggagtcattaaaactcgtatgtaaacttccgacttcaactgtatctctttGCTCTTTTCTGTGTAGTATGAAGTGTACTTCTCCATTCATCTTGTCCGACCAGTTGGACACGGTGAAAGTCTGTAGTAAtgactcctctctgtcctcaGGTAAACATGCAGAGGATGTCTTTGGAGAGTTGTTTAGTGAGGCTAACACCTTTTACCTGCGTGCAAACGGTCTCCAAGACCGCATCGACCGCTTGGCCGTCAAGGTCACCCAGCTGGATTCCACTGTGGAAGAAGGTCAGTTGGGGTCAGGGGATAAGGGTAAAAAATGAATCTCTAATGTTGAATGAGAATAACCAAGTCATTAGTTATCCtccaaattttatttgtcacatacacatggttagcagatgttaatgcgagtgtagcgaaatgcttgtgcttctagttccgacaatgcagtaataaccaacgagtaatctaacctaaaaattccacaactaccttatacacacaaaggAATTaaataatatgtacataaaaatatgaatgagcgatggtacagaacggcataggcaagatgcagtagatggtatcgagtacagtatatacagatgagtaatgtagggtatgtaaacattatatgaagtggcatttttttaagtggctagtgatacattttttacattattaaagtgagctggagttgagtcagtatgttggcagcagccactcaatgttagtagtggctgtttaacagtctgatggccttgagatagaagctgtttttcagtctctcggtccctgcgttgatgcacttgtactgacctcgccttctggatgaaagcagggtgaacaggcagtggctcgggtggttgttgtccttgatgatctttatggccttcctgtgacattgggtggtgtgggtgtcctggagggcaggtagtttgcccccggtgatgcgttgtgtagatctcactaccctctggagagccttacggttgtgggcggagcagttgctgtaccggacggtgatacagcccgacaggatgttctcgattgtgcatctgtaaaagtttgtgtgcTTTTGGTGataagccgaatttcttcagcctcctgaggttgaagaggcgctgctgcgccttcttcaccacactgtctgtgtgggtggaccaattcagtttgtctgttatgtgtacgccgaggaacttaactttcgaccctctccactactgtcccgtcgatgtggataggggggtgctccctctgctgtttcctgaagtccacgatcatctcctttgttttgttgacgttgagtgtgaggttattttcctgacaccacactccgagggccctcgcctcctccctgtaggccgtctcgtcgttgttggtaatcaagcctaccactgtagtgtcgtctgcaaacatgattgagttggaggcatgcatggccacgcagtcgtgggtgaacagggagtacaggagagggctcagaatgcacccttgtggggctccattgttgaggatcagcggggtggagatgttgttacctaccttcaccacccgggggcagcccgtcaggaagtccagtacccgcccccacagggtggggtcgagacccagggtctcgagcttgatgacgagtttggagggtactatggttaaCACCTTTAAATGTTTTACGTCGGCTGGAGTGACGGACgttccgcaggttttggtagcgggccgtgtcagtggcactattgtcctcaaagcgagcaaagaagttgtttagtctgtctgggagcaagacatcctggtccgcgacggggctggttttctttttgtaatccgtgattgactgtagaccctgccacatacctctcgtgtctgagctgttgaattgcgactttactttgtctctatactgacgcttagctagtttgattgccttgtggagggaatagctacactgtattCGGttatgtttccggtcaccttgccctgattaaaagcagtggttcgcgctttcagtttagcgtgaatgctgccatcaatccacggtttctggttggggaatgttttaataaacgctgtgggtacaacatcaccgatgcacttgctaataaactcgctcaccgaatcagcgtattcgtcaatgtttgacgcaatgcggaacatatcccagtccacgtgatcgaagcaatcttgaagcgtggaatcagattggtcggaccagcgttgaacagacctgagtgcgggagcttcctgttttagtttctgtctataggctggaagcaacaaaatggagtcgtggtcagcttttccgaaaggagggcaggggagggccttatatgcgttgcggaagttagaataacaatgatccagggttttaccagccctggttgcacaatcgatacgctgatagaatttagggagtcttgttttcagattagccttgttaaaatcctcagctacaatgaatgcagcctcggGATATGTGGTTTACATAGAGTGAAAttaagttcgttcagggccatctatgtgtctgcttgggggtgaatatatgcggctgtgattataatcgaagggaattctcttggtagataatgcggtcggcatttgattgtgaggaattctaagtcaggtgaacagaaggacttgagttcctgtatgttgttatgatcacaccacgtctcgttaatcataaggcatacacccccgcccttcttcttaccagaaagatgcttgtttctgtcggcgagatgcgtgaagaaaccagctggctgtaccgacgccgatagcgtgtctcgtgagccatgtttccgtgaaacaaagaacgttacagtctcttatgtctctctggaatgctacccttgcttggatttcatctaccttgttgtcaagagactggacattggtgagtagtatgctcgggagcggtgcgcgatgtgcccgtctccggagcctgaccagaagaccgctgcCTGACAGAAGATcgtctgccccttttacggcgttgttgttttggttcgccggctgggatccgatccattgtcctgggtggtgggcaaaacagaggatccgcttcgggaaatttatattcctggtcgtaatgttggtgagttgacgttgctcttatatccaatagttcctcccgactgtatgtaataaacctaagattacctggggtaacaatgtaagaaatgacacgtaaaaaaactaaatactgcatagtttcctagcaACGCGAAGCGAGGTGGCCATCTCTGTTGGCGCCGGAATAATGGACCCGTCCTCCTTGTCTCTGGTTCTGCATGGCCCATAATGTTTATTATTTTCTATCTCAGTATCTTCTAATTGCTTACCTTTCTATCAATCTCACATTCTCTGTTTTGATCTCCAGTCTCTCTGCAGGACATCAACATGAGGAAGGCATTTAAGAGTTCCACAGTCCAGGACCAGCAGGTGGTGTCCAATAGCAGCACGTCCAACCCTGTGGCAGAGATGTACAACACCAGCGACAAGCCTCCTCCTCTCAGCATCCTCTCTGCCTACAGGTTCACTGTGTGGATGCATCACAATCACCAGACGAGCTTTAACCTCAAGGTCGTGACGAATAGCTAACTAGTCTCTGTTTTGACACAGAGATGACCACACTGATGGGATGAAGTTCTACACAGACCCGTCCTACTTCTTTGacctgtggagagagaagatgcTGCAGGACACGGAGgacaagagaaaggagagaagaagacaACGGGTGAAAGACTCTTAATATCACACTTTTAAAAAAAAGACTCTTGTATTTTGCTTCTGAACAGCTCATTTCTTCTGAGCAACTTGTGTATACAATATCCTGTATAACTCCACACCTATTTGCaaaatgacctctctctctctctctctctctcaggagcaGAAGCGATGTGTTGACAGCACACTTCAGCGTGAGGTGAAGAAGGTTCGTAAAGCCCGAAACCGCCGTCACGAGTGGAACATGATGGCGTTCGACAAAGAGCTCCGCCCAGACCATCGCCACCCTCACTCTCTCCACCGGGGGGTGTCGTCTGAGGGCTCCCTCTCCCCGGAGAGCAGGTCAGTGGTTCCATCCCCCACTAGGACTATATTCATCTCTCCTGAGCAAAGGATTCCTTCACCGTTTGTTTTTCAAATGGCATATTAAAATGTTATCAGTGTAGAGTTAATTATGACTTTTTGTTGTCTAGATATGATCTGCCAGACTACCCAACTGCTCCAGGCCTTCCCCATGCTACATCCAACCACACCCTGGCTCACCCCTACCAGCCTGCAGACATCCATGAGTCTGTAGAGCATGAGTACCACAGCATCGGAGTCGGCTACAGAGAAGGGACTCTCAACCACACACAGTACCCCAACCCTCTGCATCACCCCACTGAGAGAATGAATGGCACTATAACGCTTCCACCTGCAGACTACAGGTATTGTTACTGTAACAATAAGGAATCTGTAATATAGATTAGTGAATCTGATTTGTTTATACTAATTGTTACCTCAAATGTAGAGTTCTAAAACTGAACATCTTCTTTCTCTCAGTATAATGGAGTACTATGCCAGTTCtggaccaccacctcctcctcccccagcccCTCTTATCCCATCTGCACAGACAGCCTTTGGCTCTCCCATGGTGTCCCCCACCCCCCTTACTGGATCCTCAGGCTGTTGTCCCCCAATGCTATCTCCCCCAGGACCCCATATGATTCCACCTCCCCCaggtcctccaccaccaccagtcCCTCCCGCTCCCCCCCAAGTGGCAGGACTCGGTGATTGGAAGAGACAGGACACCCAGCCTGTCACTGGTACACGAAGTGACCTTCTGTCAGCTATTCGCATGGGTAAGTTTAGCTGTACTTAGATGTTTACCATTCTTCTGGAGACAGcagaggtaaaaaaatatatacaaagaaGTATTTGCACAGAAGTTCATGTTTAGACTGTGTGACTGGGTTTGTGTTGCTCAGGTATCCAGCTGAAGAAGGGGCAggagcagcaggagcagcaggcCAAGCGGGAGCCTGTGGGGAACGACGTGGCCACCATCCTGTCCCGACGCATCGCAGTGGACTACAGCGACTCAGAGGACGACTCCGAACTGGAGGACAACGACTGGTCAGACTGACCCTGACACCGCCCCCACACGGTGACCAAACACCATGGACACATCTCTCCTCCAGCCCAACTATCCCACAACGGATATGATGTGGTACAGCTGTACAGATGAATGAGAGTCTCATATGCGGTCAGGGACACTGTTTTTACAGACCGATGACCATATTATGGTTCATAGTGATTAGTGGGCATAGGCTGAGGACACAGTTTCATTTTAGTTTTAGCCATTTTGTCCAGTAGGTGAATGAACTTAATTTTAAGGCAAATTAGTTTCCTGATGAACTGAGATTCAGCTGAAATCACTCAAAGGTATGTGGACCAAATAACCAAGTGGTGAATTTCCCCCTTTTCCTACTGTACCTACAGAGCTGTCTGAGCTCTTTTACTCAGACACCAACATGATCATTtcatctaaataaatcaccaacactGTACTCTCAATGTCACTAATCATAATTTATATGATTTTATCTGAATTTGTCATCTTCTTTTGCTTACTCCAATGTCTGTGCCACGACCTGTGTCAATGTGTACACTCCTGATAAGACAATTACCGTGTAGGCTACTTATTGTCTTATGCCCTTAAATGTTAACGTCAATAAAATTCCAACATACTTAGCTGATCTTCATGTGACTTCTCATCACCTCTGAACTGTCTCTTAGTCGACCATTAGAAAGATGAGGTTCTCGCTGAAGCATATGAGACCGTCTCTGAACAGACATTCCAGCTCGACTGTGTTTAAAATGGGATGGAGTATAACCAATGACACACATTAGGAATGGCTTGTCAATTCCTCGTCAAATGTATTCTAGAGATATATTTGAGATGATATGCAAGCTGACCCGAGTGGCACTGTGCTCATGTTTAATTCaccttatactgaacaaaaatataaacaacaaaTGTTAGTTCATATGGCAacttaaattcattaggccctaatctatggatttcacgtgactgggaatgcagatatgcatctgtttgtcACATACCTTAAacaaggtaggggcgtggatctgaaaaccagtcagtatctggtgtgaccaccctttgcctcatgcagcgtgacatctcctttgcatagagttgatcaggttgattgtggcctgttgtcccacttcttcaatggctgtgcgaagtttgctggatattggcaggaactggaacatgttGTCATATgtggatccagagcatcccaaacatgctcaatgggtaacCATGTCTGGTGAAAATGGAagtactgggacattttcagcttccaggatttgtgtacagatccttgcgacatggggctgtgcattatgctgaaacatgaggtgatggcaggggatgaatggcatgacaatgggcctcaatcTCATCACGGtacctctgtgcattcaaattgccatagataaaatgcaattgtgtttgttgtccacagcttatgc
Encoded here:
- the LOC139551812 gene encoding actin-binding protein WASF3-like encodes the protein MPLVKRSIDPRHLCRGALPKGIGSELECVTNNSLSAIIRQLSSLSKHAEDVFGELFSEANTFYLRANGLQDRIDRLAVKVTQLDSTVEEVSLQDINMRKAFKSSTVQDQQVVSNSSTSNPVAEMYNTSDKPPPLSILSAYRDDHTDGMKFYTDPSYFFDLWREKMLQDTEDKRKERRRQREQKRCVDSTLQREVKKVRKARNRRHEWNMMAFDKELRPDHRHPHSLHRGVSSEGSLSPESRYDLPDYPTAPGLPHATSNHTLAHPYQPADIHESVEHEYHSIGVGYREGTLNHTQYPNPLHHPTERMNGTITLPPADYSIMEYYASSGPPPPPPPAPLIPSAQTAFGSPMVSPTPLTGSSGCCPPMLSPPGPHMIPPPPGPPPPPVPPAPPQVAGLGDWKRQDTQPVTGTRSDLLSAIRMGIQLKKGQEQQEQQAKREPVGNDVATILSRRIAVDYSDSEDDSELEDNDWSD